AGTAGAAAAAGCTATGCAAATCATCAAAAAAAATTTGCGGCATGAAGTAAATTCCAATAAAATAACAGAAACAATCGCTGAGAATATCAGTAACTGTATCACACTATCTTCACAAGTTGAAGATTTGCAATTCTGTGATGTGGTGATAGAGGCTATTCCGGAAGTTCTAACATTAAAAAAAGATGCGTTCTCCTTGCTGGATAAAATATGCAAGCCATCAACAATTCTTGCCACGAATACGAGTCAATTGAGCATTTCTGAAATTGCATCAGCAACACAACGTGTAAACCAAGTAATTGGTATGCATTTTTTTTACCCAGCACAAATCATGCAACTTGTAGAGATACCACTTGGTGAGCATACTTCGCAAGAGACACGAGATTCGATTGTAAACATAGCTAAAAATATGGGTAAAAGTCCTATTGTTTGCAAGGACTCACCTGGATTTATAGTGAATCGTTTACTTGCAGGGATGATGGTAGAGGCTACTCGCATGTATGATGAGCAAGTTGCTAGTATAGAAGATATCGATCGTGCTATCAAGTTAGGATTAGGTCATCCTATGGGGCCTTATGAATTATTTGATTTTAGCGGGATTGATACTATGGTGCGGGCTGCAGATGGTTTACGCGATGCGCTGGGTGAACGTTTCTTGCTAGGAACTGGGATTCGAAGCAAAATGCGTGCAGGGGATCTGGGACGAAAAACCGGTAAGGGATTTTATACATATGAGTAAGGAGGTGAAGCGCGCAAGATTCATTAGCTTTTATGATCTCTTGCGCGTGACAGATGAATCTATTTTCTTATGAGGGGAAACAAAAAACTAGATACTGTGCCAATATTATAAGTAGTATGAAGATGCATGTAGCTAAAAACCCAACGATGGAGGCAATCGTTTGTGAAAATAGAAGTGAAACTTGGGAGCAGATGTGGGAGCGTACAAACCGTTTAGGACATGCCTTACATAACCTTGGTATACAAAAATCAGATCGTGTCGGTGTAATGCTCGAAAATTGTGTTGAGTTCGTAGAGAGCTTTGTAGCATTAATGAAATTGGGAGTGATCATTACACCTATCAATATACACTTAGGAACAGAAGAATTAGCCTATCAATTAAACCACGCAGAGGTACGCTGTGTAATTACAAATAGCAATCATGCAGAAAAATTAATGATGATCCGAATGCAAGTACCAAGTGTTTCTTTTATTATGATTGTTGGAACAGAAAAACTTGATCATACATTACTTTATGAGGATCTTATAGATCAAGCTGACTCAAATGAGCTAGAAACACTAGTCTTTCCTGAAGATATTCATATGATTATGTATACTTCTGGAACAACTGGTCGACCCAAAGGAGCTATTCGTGGTTATGATGAGAATTACCACACGGGCATAGCAGCTGCCATAGAATGGGGGTTACATGTAGGTGATCGCTATTTAGCGGTAACACCGCTTTATCATGCAGCGTCGTGTGCATGGTTACTGACTACATTTATTACAGGTGGAACAGTTATTATTTTACCGAAATTTACACCAACAGATTTCCTGGAAGCGATTGCAAGTCGCGATGTGACTTGGTCGATGATGGTGCCAGTGATGTATGATCGGTTACTTATGCTTACAGACGAAGAGTTGTTACGCTATCAGTTAAAAAATTTGCGACTCTTTGTCTCAGGAGGAGCACCATTACATACAATTACAAAAATCAAATTAAAAAAATGGCTACCAGCCATTTCATTGTATGAATTTTATGGAAGTACAGAACTTGGCATATCCACTGTATTACGCGATGAGGATCAATTACGTAAAGAACGATGTGTGGGTAAAGCACTTCAAGATGTAGAATTACGTCTTTTAGATCCATCTGGTAATCAAATTCAAAATGGAGAATTAGGTATTCTTTACTCTCGAGGTTTATGTGGGTTTCGTGGTTATTGGAGAGATGATCAAGCTACAAAAGATGCTTTTACAGATGAAGAATGGGCTACAGTTGGCGATATAGCTCGTCAAGATAATGAAGGTTACTTTTACATAGTAGATAGAGCAAAGGATTTGGTGATTACGGGGGGTGTAAACGTCTATCCAACAGAAGTTGAAAGTGTAATCATGGATATCAGCGAAATTGCAGATGTAGCAGTAATTGGTGTCCCTGATCCCAAGTGGGGGGAGTCACTGAAAGCGATCGTTGTTGTAAAAGCAGGATACGAGTTAACAGAACAAGACATTATTTCATACTGTAAAAATCATCTGGCTGGATTCAAAGTGCCCAAATCTGTAGATTTTGTTTTACAAATACCACGGACTCCCACCGGTAAGATCTTAAAAAGGGAATTAAGAAAACCATATTGGGGAGATACAACTATACAGATATCATAAAGTATGGATTAAATTTTAATGACTCCTGTAGCTTAAACCTTAACTAGGTGACTAAACGTCTTGTACAATGCTACTAACTCGCGTATGTTTTACAGTGAGTAGGTATCACTATATGTTTGGTGATGTGCTAAGGAGGAAATCTGTATGTGGGCAAGAAGAATTTTTCGCATTGCTAGTATTTGTGCTTTTATCTCTTCAATTATATTACCGTTTGCCTCCGTTTTCTTTATTATCATCTCAGCTTCATCTCTTGTTAGCATGACTCGAAACAAACAAGGATTACAAAGTAGTGATCGCATTTTTATGTGGATTACCATGGGTGCATCTTTATTTTTTTTGCTTGCTGCTATGGGAATACCAATACCAGGGACAATCAATATTAGTAAATCTTGATTTGGAGGTACTACATATGAAACGGAATTCTCATTTAAGTCTTATACAGTCAAATAAAGAGCAGAATATCCGCAGGTATTATCAAGCAGTGGATGCACATGATCTAGATACGATCTATTCGTTGTTTTCTGATGATATCGTCTATGAACGTGCTGGGTCACCTGTAATTGCTGGAATTATTGAATTTAAAAAATTTTACGAATCAGAACGTCAAATTTTGATCGGTCAACACACGTTGTTGGATGTGATCGCAGATGATCACGGGGTGGCTGTACGTGGAATATTTAATGGGCAATTAAAGAATGGAAGGAATGTAAGCACGAAATTTTCTGATATATTTATCATGTCTGGGGACAAGGTGCAACAAAGATATACTTTTTTTGATGGAACAGAAGTATAAAAATTCCTGCTAAAAGTTCAATAATATTAATATAGGAAGGAATTGAAAGACGCGGTGGAAACTAAACGTGATTTAGAAGCTTCCCGCAATGGGATTAAGGCGTTAATTAGTATTGGCTTAGCATGGGCATTTGATGCTATGGACTTCTCTATTCTTACTTTTGTACTCGTAGATATTATGAAAGACTACCATGTTCCTTTAACATTGGCTGCAGGCGTTGCATCAGCAACAACTTTTGCGCGTTTGGGAGGTGGATTTTTTGGGGGCCTCCTTGGCGATTATTGGGGTCGTAAAGCCAGTCTAGTTTTATCAATATTTTGGTTTGCGGTTTTCGAATTTTTAACTGGATTTTCGATTGATTTTACTCTATTGTATGTCGTTCGAATTTTTTACGGTATTGGTATGGGCGCAATGTATGCAAATGGAACGCCTATGTTAATGGAATTAATGCCTACAAAATGGCGAGGGATTGCATCTGGTATCATGCAGTCTGGTTTCTCATTTGGTTTTATTTTTGCAGCTCTTATTTATCGCAATTGGTATGGGTTTCTCGGATGGCACGGCTTATTCTATGTAGCGTGTATTCCAGCGGTTTTAGTCGCCATTTATATTTGGTGGCAGCTTCCAGAATCTACTCGTTGGAAAAATGAAAGGGCAGAGCAAACAAGCAAAAAAGTACCTATTTCACAACTATTTAATCAAGGCCATACATGGAGTACAATTCATGCAGCTATTATTTCTGTACTTGCATTTTCAGTTACATATCCTATTAATGTTTTTTATGCTACATTATTAACGAAAAATGGTCATTTTGATACCGCAGTAGTAGCAGATACCATTATTTTATTAAACGTAGCAGGCATTATTGGTAACGTAATAGGTGGCTATGTTTCTGATTTGATTGGACGTAAATGGGTCATTGTGATTTCAGGAATTGCTACACTTTTTTGTTCATTTTTATTTTTAGATATTACAAATGATACATTGCGTATTGTGTTTACTTTTCTCATAGGTTTATTTTCTATCGGGGGAGTATGGGCGGCAATTCCTACTTATATTGCAGAACACTTTCGTACAAGTGTTCGATCAACTGGTCAAGGAACTACTTATCATTTTGGAGCGGCACTTGGGGGAGCCATTGTACCATTAATAGTTTCCTCCGTAGCTCCTTATGTAGGTGGATTAGCTTGGTCTATGACTTATTCAGTAGCTATAGCATCTGTTTTAATTAGTGTATTTGCACTACTTTACAAAGAGACAAAAGGTATGGAGTTAGAATGATGGTTACGAATGATTTTTAAAAATTATCTACTCCCCCCTCAGTAGAACGTAAGTCATTAGTCTTAACATACATGTGTTATGTCAATGAATTGAGGGGGAGCGCGCATATATGGGAATGCATGTAGGTGGAGGTCTAGGTCCAATGTCCGGCAATGGATCTGGTGGTGGACATAACCGATCTAAAATGCATGAACTTGCAAAGAACGAACATTTAGATTGGGCTATTGTTCGAAGAGCTCTATTTGCACTAACACCTTATCGATTACAAGCTGTATTTGTTTCTCTACTTTTATTGGCAATTGCCGCAGGTAGTGTTCTTCCTGCTTGGCTCACAGAACAAATGATTGATGTTGGCATTGCTCACGCCAATGTGCACTTGCTAATTTTATATACACTCATGCTTATATTGACAACAGTTGTAACAGGACTGCTTGGTGTATGGCAAACTTGGTTATCTAATGTTATAGCTCAAGATGTCATGGCAGATTATCGACTTATGCTTTTCAATCATATTCAACGCCAATCAATCAGTTTTTTTTCAACTCGACAATCAGGAGATCTAGTTTCGAGAGTGATGAACGATGTCACTGCAATTCAAAATGTAATTACAACAACACTTGTTGGCTTAGTCAGCAATGTGCTCGTTATAACTGCCACGTTATTACTCATGTTTAGTATGAATTGGCAAATGGCTGTGTTGTCGCTCGTTGTTGTTCCTGCATTTGTTTTCCCAACACAACGAGTAGGTCGGTTACGACAAAACATACAAGGCAATATTCAGCATAAATTATCACAATTAACCATTCAACTAACCGAACAATTTGGTGTGAGTGGTGCGTTATTGACTCGTATTTTTACCAGGGAACAAGCAGAAGCTACACGCTTTCATCAAACAAGCCAAGAATTACGTGATTTACAAGTGAGAAGAATCTTAGTTGGACGTTGGTTATTTATGTGGCTAGGGATGTTTTCAGCCATCGGACCTGCTTTATTGTTTGGATACGGGGGATGGCTTGTCATTCACCACCTCATTGCACTAGGAACAGTTGTTGCATTTACAACACTTTTAGGTCGATTATATAATCCACTGAGTCAATTGGCACAACTGCATGTGAGCATACTTTCCTCTATTGCCCTCTATCGCCGCATTTTTGGATTGCTTGATATTGAACCTGAAATTCACGATGGATCCAATCAATTGAATCCTGCATTTATTTCCGGAAAAATCGAATTGCATGGTGTGTCACATCGATATTCTACTCAAACTGAAACAGGACTTCTTGTATTAAAAAATATTGATTTTACTGTAGACCCTGGACAAATGGTCGCGCTAGTTGGACCTAGTGGTGCAGGAAAAACAACGATTTTAAACCTCATCTCTCGTTTTTATGATCCATTATGTGGTGAAGTGATGATTGATGGGATAGATATTCGAGAATTCACACTGACATCGCTACGAGCACACATGGGACTTGTGCCTCAAGATCCTTTTTTCTTTCATGATACCATTCATGAAAATTTATTAATTGCTAAGCCAAATGCCACGCGTGCGGAAATGATTACCGCATGTATGGCGGCTCAGATTCACGAGACTATTGATAACTTACCTGAGGGATATGATACGGTTGTTGGTGAACGTGGATATCGACTTTCTGGTGGTGAAAGGCAACGCTTAGCGATTGCACGTGTGCTTTTACGAGAACCCAAAATTGTGCTTTTAGATGAAGCGACTAGCGCACTGGATACTCTTGTGGAGCGAAAAATCCAGACAGCACTTTTGGAGCTATTGCGTGGAAGAACATCGATTGTCATTGCACATCGTCTTTCAACAGTGCTCTCAGCTAACTATATTATCGTAATTGATGAAGGAACTATTGTTGCACAAGGGACACATGCCGCACTACTTGAAAATAGCTTGCTGTATCGCTCACTTTACGAAGCGCAATTTGCAAACACCTGATGTGTACATTTTTATATCTATGAAATCATGATAACGATCGCTTTTTCGCTTTGTAGTTGTTATTTCATTCATGTGGGTATAGTATATAATTATGTTTAAATTTATTTGAACGTTTATTTAAATTATAACATCGATAGATGTTTAATAGGAGAATAGCATATGAAACGATATTTTATTATTGAAACTCTTGAACAATTAAAAGCAATTAGTGATCCTCTTCGTATTCGATTGCTAACAATGTTAATTTCTCAAGCGGCAACAGGAAAACAATTAGGTGATCAACTTCAAATTGCAGCATCTAAAATTCATTATCACCTGCATGAGTTAGAAGACAATGGATTTATAAAAGTGGAGTATACGGAAGAGAAAAATGGAATTATACAAAAATTTTATCGCGCTATTGCAATTGATTACGAAGTGAGTGAAGAATTACTTCCTTCGATTCAGTTTGATCCATCTCTGATACAAGAAGTCATGGCTAATCAACTGAGAATTGCACTTTCTAGAGTATATGAGACGAGTGAGCAATTTTTTTCTATAGATCCATCTGGTAATCATGTAAACGATCAACCCCTGATCCATGGTATATGGGAAATTAATGCCAAAAAGGAAGACTTACTTGCATGGCATAAAAAATATATGTCGGTTATGCATGAGCTGAGTCTTCTGGATAGTCAAAATGAAATACAAAATGGCGATAGGAGAGATGAGAACACCGGTACAGAAAAGTGTTTCTTCATGACATCTGTTGGGTTTTTATCAGATGTACCGCAGATTCCTGTAGATAATGCTAGTGCAGAACAAGCTGATACACAACATGTGCATCATACGAAAGATGACACGACTATAATACTGGAGGCTACACCGAGTGATTCAAGAGACGAGTCATGATGCTGTTGAAGTATTACATAAACGATTTTATCTGTTTAAGGATAAAAACTTTTTGAGTCTTATGTTTGGAACGTGGTTCTCTACAATTGGTGATGGCGCCTATTTCATCATCTTGGGGTGGTATGTTTTAAATATAACAGGTTCTGAAGTGGCTTTGGGTACGACTTTGACTGCAGCATCTATCCCTCGCATCATATTTATGCTAGTCGGTGGTGCACTGGCTGATCGTATCGATCGCAAACGGATCTTGATGATGTCATTGTTTATACGAGCTGTACTCCTTATTCTCTTTGCGTTTTTAATCGTAGGTGTACATCGAAAACCAGAACTTTGGCTGATCGATTGGATCGCTGTGTCTTTTGGTATAATTGATGCGTTTTTCTACCCTGCAAGTAGTTCGATTGTACCGAGTGCTGTTCCTACACAAGTATTTGAAAAAGCAAATAGTCTCATTCAGACGGTACAACAACTGAGCACTGTGCTAGGTCCATTACTTGCTGCCGGACTCTTATTGTTCCTGGATTATCAGATGATGTTTGTTGGAATCTCAATGATCTATCTACTTAGCACTACATTACTTTCTTTTTTAAAACTACGTAGATATGTAGACCATGTATCTTCATTAGAAAATCAAATAATAGAGTCACCTTCATCTATGTGGTCAGAAATTAGAGAGGGCACACTCTTTGTTTGGTCTTCACGTATTCTTGCCACACTCATGTTGATCTCACTGATGATTAACTTGTTATTTATGGGACCGATCAATATTGGTATCCCCATATTGATCAAAAGTTTTGGGTGGTCTGGAGGTACGTATGGTCTGTACGAATCAGGTTTTGGCTTGGGAGCTGTTTTGGGTGGCTTACTTGTTGTTATGATGAAAGGTTTTCGCGGGAAGTTCATTTGGTTAGCTGGGTTAGGTGCATTCATGGGAAGTGCGATGGCTGGAATTGGGTTTGTTTATGCACCGTGGGGTGGGATTTTGCTTATGATTTTGATGGGTATAGCCATTGCTATCGTAAATATCCCATTGATCAACTATATTCAAACAATCGTACCAGCAAATAAATTGGGACGTACGATGTCAGTATTGACTCTCATGTCAATGGGGCTTGTTCCGGTTAGCTATACGGTATCTTCTTTTATCATAGAAGCAAAATGGATAAATGTAAGAGAGTTGTTGTTGGGTAGCGGAATACTTATCACTCTCTTATTTTGCTCACTCTATCTAATTCGTGATTTTCGGAATATGGAAGAACACCCTGTTTGGAAAAATAAATATCTTCAAAACGATGTAGAATCGTCCTGAACCAACAGGGCTCAGGACGATTCTACATGTAAAGCGAAGATCAACAGAGGTGCTTTTCAACTATTTACGGTAATTGTTCCTGCTGTAGAATTCCAATAATAATTAGTCGAATAGCCTCCGCTAAATACACCTAGTTGTACTGAGTATGTGCCAGGTGTACTAGGTGCAATCCATTGATATGTTTCTGTAATTGATTGACCTGGTGCAAGACTCGTTTGAAAGGATTGCTGACCAACTTTTGCATTGTCTGCATTATGCACCTCCATGTCAAGCATACCGTTATTTAAATATCCTAATGCGGAGGTATTTGTAAATGTAGCATCTTCTCAAAATCCCCCATTAACGACAGTTAAACAGGACATGGAAGTGATGGGGGAGCGAGCGGCAGAAGAGTTGTTACATATGATTAAAGATAAAACCTATGCTCCACAAGTTATTATAGTAGATACTACCTTGATTAAAAGGGGAACATGTACATCACCTAACTAATTTGCGATTTACACACAAAAAAAGTTGAGAATCCCCCCATAAAATGAAGATAACCTTCGAATATATGATATTGTGAAAGCAATTTTTCTTTTTAGACGAAAGAGCTTGAAGTTATATGGAAACTAGTAATCACTTGTGACATGGTTTTGTGGTCTGTAGTGGGCAGAAAGATTTCCACATACCCATATCCTGTATTATTAGTCGTCAAGGCAAGAATTCCGGCACCTGTATAAGGGTCTATGTTAGAAGCAACTAAAGCAAACGTCACAGCATGTTTGTCTCGTAATCTATGAATATGTGTTAGATTCTGACTGGGCAGTAAATTTATTAGCCACTCAGGATGCTGTTGCATATGAGTAATGCAACCTACACAATCAGATTCAACAATAATTTCTCTTTCAAGCGGGTGTTTTGGATTGATAAAAGTAGTGCCAATCCAGTCACCGTAACCGCCCATTTCTGTCTTTACCCATGTTTTGGGGACATCTACTGCGATTGGACCAAGTTGGTAGGAGGAGAATTCTTCATCAAGGGTTTGAGTAATTCTGTGCTCTGTATTTGTGAGTGTCCAATCTGGGTAAACCTGTCCTAGCATCGCTTGAACTACAAGTTGAACACTTGTTAATAAAAGAGCAAAACCGATGGGCATTTCACTACACCTACATTTCTACTTAAAGTGAATTAACTTAGTAATAGGTACATATTCCTTGTAAAACAAAAATAGACTCACTATTTGATAGAAAGTAGTGAGAATCTTAGATCGGAAAGGAGTGAAAAAAATGAATAGACAAATCTATCATATTTTGATAAGTATATTTTAAATAACAAGCATCACGATAATGGCACACCTGATGAAAATCAGGGCCGCAAAGTTCCAGACCTAAAGTCGCAAGACTATGGTGGCTGAACCGCCGAAAGAGCTTGTTTTATATTGGTTTCAAAAGATAAAAGGGGGATTTTAAAATGAAAAAACCGCAAAAAGCTACGTTTGCATTTATGGCATTAACGATGACTGGATTACTGATGAGTCCTATTGCCGCATTTGCTGATTCACATGGTCAACATGGAAATCAAGATAATCATGGACACTTCTCAACCTCTTTCTCATTTTCAAAATCTGATGATCAGAATCAAGATCAAATGTCTGAAACAACTGCATTGCAGATGGTGACAAACTATGAGGCTCAAGTGGCTACAGCTAAACAGCAATATGACACAGCGTTGTCTCAGGCAAAAGCTGCATTGGCTAGTGGTTCATTAACGTCGTCAACCACCACAAGTGATGATCAAAGTACAGATAGTTCTAGCACTACAAGTATGTCGCAAGGAGATGTCAGCATAATTGCTGCATTGCAAAGTTTAATTACATCTATGCAAAATGGGGCCTCTCCATCCCAAGTGTTAAAGGCATTAGATCACATTTCGCATGATGCAAAAAAAATGAAAAATGATCAAAAAGATTATCAAGATCAGTCGCACCATTTATCCGCTATGATATGGTTCAGTGAAAAAGCAACTTTTCGTGCAGGTGAACAGTATGGACAAATGGAGCAATTCATTTCTTCTTTCTCGCAATTAAATGTGAACTTACCTATCCCTAGTCACGCATTTAGTCATTTATTAGATGGTCGCCTTCACCAATTCAAGCAAAAAGCACAACATTATATTGATACGCTGGATCATTGGACACAAAAATTAAACGAAGCAGATCAAACTTCAACATCTACAAGCAGTACTTCAACAGATAGCGGGACATCTACAGCTAGTACTACAAGCGCAGCAGGTTCTACTGGTACTAGTGATACAACGGGAACGTCAAGTACATCAGGCACAGCAACTGTCACAGTAACAGGAAGTTCAAGTGCAAATACAAACTCCTAATTATTTGCTGAATTGATCATTGTAATCTTTACTCTCATACGAGGTAAAAGAATTTGTTGAGAAGGTCTCACAAAATCTTTTACCTCGTATTTTTGTTGGATCTCTAGGCTTACTTCCATAAATATGTCGAAAAACCTTGAAATATGTCGAATAACGAATTAAAATATATGTATTGGAGAGTGCTAGATAAGCATTCACATTGACTACTTCTTAAATATCACTGAATATATAAAATGATTGTGTCTCAAGGCAAACCAGTGGAAACACTGGGACGCAAAGCTACGGGTCTACGGGTATAAACCTATGATCGCCGGGTTGCCACTTACACTTTTATCGTGCAAAGGCGACTCTCTTATTAATAGAGATCGCCTTTTTCGATACTATTTAATTGGTACGATAGCAAGGTATAAAAGGGGGTGCAAAGTAAGTTTAGATATCATTAATCGTCAAACTGAGTAGAAGATCATAATGGAGGTGTACTTTTTCCATGATTAAAAAAATAAAAGAGTACTTTATGTCAAGCCAATATGAAGCTTCTCATGTCAATGGACAACAGGTAGTAGCTACTCAAGATTTATCTGACATCATCAATGAACCCTCTCTTGATGAAAAGAGATTAATGAAGATGATAGATAGTTCATCTGATGTATTTGCGATTTTTTCAAATACCCTTGAAATCACTTACATTAGTTCTTCGATTCGAAATGTATTAGGTTATCGGCTGAGTGATTTGCGGTTTTCAATGTGGGATATCGTACATGCTGATGATGTAGAGAGTTTGCAAGAGAAGATGCGTGAAGTTCATCAATTATCTGAAACATATGTAAGCATCGATGTACGTATGAAGCACCAGAACGGAGAATGGTGTCATTGTTCCATTACATTTAGACAGTTAAGTGATGAACCTGGGATGGTTATCGCTACTTTACGAGATGTAACAGATATTAAACGTGTACAAAATTTGATGGTGCATCAATCTTACTATGATTATATAACGGGTTTGCCAAACAGAAAAAAATTTGTAGAAGACTTACAACTTATGGTTCATCGCGTGAAAGAAACAAATGTCAATATGGCAGTTATGCGTTTAGATATAGACCATTTCAAAAAGATTAATGACACATTGGGGCATATGATTGGAGATAAATTATTAAAGGCATTGACTCATCGACTACGCGCTGCTGTTTCAAATGACATCTATTTTTATCGGTTAAGTGGGGATGAATTTTCATTTATTTTAATAGATTATACCCATGCAACTTTTGTCTTAGAAACAGCGGATAAGATTACGGAATCCTTTAAATCATCATTTGAAATTGATGAGTTCAATCTGTTTGTTACAGCAAGCATTGGCATCTCTCTATATCCAGATGATGGACAAGATAGTGACACATTGTTTAAAAATGCAGGAATGGCACTCTCTAGAACAAAAGAAAGTAATAAAAACACGTATAATTTTTATACAGCGTCTTTAAATACACAATCATATAAACGGTTTTTTCTATCAAATGACTTTCGTAATGCAATGCAAAAAAACCAGTTTGTTCTCTATTATCAACCACGTGTCGATGGACGAAATGGTCGTATTGTAGGAGCAGAAGCATTGATTCGTTGGGAGCATGAAGAATGGGGACTTGTATCCCCAGACGACTTCATATCTATTGCAGAAGAAAATGGACTGATAACTCCTCTTGGTGAATGGGTATTGAGAACTGCTTGTTTCAAATTAAAAGAATGGTTGGATAAAGGATTG
This genomic interval from Sulfoacidibacillus ferrooxidans contains the following:
- a CDS encoding 3-hydroxyacyl-CoA dehydrogenase family protein translates to MLSQEKTIGVLGAGLMGHGITLLAAKAGYKTTMVDQSEEIVEKAMQIIKKNLRHEVNSNKITETIAENISNCITLSSQVEDLQFCDVVIEAIPEVLTLKKDAFSLLDKICKPSTILATNTSQLSISEIASATQRVNQVIGMHFFYPAQIMQLVEIPLGEHTSQETRDSIVNIAKNMGKSPIVCKDSPGFIVNRLLAGMMVEATRMYDEQVASIEDIDRAIKLGLGHPMGPYELFDFSGIDTMVRAADGLRDALGERFLLGTGIRSKMRAGDLGRKTGKGFYTYE
- a CDS encoding class I adenylate-forming enzyme family protein, with the protein product MHVAKNPTMEAIVCENRSETWEQMWERTNRLGHALHNLGIQKSDRVGVMLENCVEFVESFVALMKLGVIITPINIHLGTEELAYQLNHAEVRCVITNSNHAEKLMMIRMQVPSVSFIMIVGTEKLDHTLLYEDLIDQADSNELETLVFPEDIHMIMYTSGTTGRPKGAIRGYDENYHTGIAAAIEWGLHVGDRYLAVTPLYHAASCAWLLTTFITGGTVIILPKFTPTDFLEAIASRDVTWSMMVPVMYDRLLMLTDEELLRYQLKNLRLFVSGGAPLHTITKIKLKKWLPAISLYEFYGSTELGISTVLRDEDQLRKERCVGKALQDVELRLLDPSGNQIQNGELGILYSRGLCGFRGYWRDDQATKDAFTDEEWATVGDIARQDNEGYFYIVDRAKDLVITGGVNVYPTEVESVIMDISEIADVAVIGVPDPKWGESLKAIVVVKAGYELTEQDIISYCKNHLAGFKVPKSVDFVLQIPRTPTGKILKRELRKPYWGDTTIQIS
- a CDS encoding nuclear transport factor 2 family protein; translated protein: MKRNSHLSLIQSNKEQNIRRYYQAVDAHDLDTIYSLFSDDIVYERAGSPVIAGIIEFKKFYESERQILIGQHTLLDVIADDHGVAVRGIFNGQLKNGRNVSTKFSDIFIMSGDKVQQRYTFFDGTEV
- a CDS encoding MFS transporter — protein: METKRDLEASRNGIKALISIGLAWAFDAMDFSILTFVLVDIMKDYHVPLTLAAGVASATTFARLGGGFFGGLLGDYWGRKASLVLSIFWFAVFEFLTGFSIDFTLLYVVRIFYGIGMGAMYANGTPMLMELMPTKWRGIASGIMQSGFSFGFIFAALIYRNWYGFLGWHGLFYVACIPAVLVAIYIWWQLPESTRWKNERAEQTSKKVPISQLFNQGHTWSTIHAAIISVLAFSVTYPINVFYATLLTKNGHFDTAVVADTIILLNVAGIIGNVIGGYVSDLIGRKWVIVISGIATLFCSFLFLDITNDTLRIVFTFLIGLFSIGGVWAAIPTYIAEHFRTSVRSTGQGTTYHFGAALGGAIVPLIVSSVAPYVGGLAWSMTYSVAIASVLISVFALLYKETKGMELE
- a CDS encoding ABC transporter ATP-binding protein; protein product: MGMHVGGGLGPMSGNGSGGGHNRSKMHELAKNEHLDWAIVRRALFALTPYRLQAVFVSLLLLAIAAGSVLPAWLTEQMIDVGIAHANVHLLILYTLMLILTTVVTGLLGVWQTWLSNVIAQDVMADYRLMLFNHIQRQSISFFSTRQSGDLVSRVMNDVTAIQNVITTTLVGLVSNVLVITATLLLMFSMNWQMAVLSLVVVPAFVFPTQRVGRLRQNIQGNIQHKLSQLTIQLTEQFGVSGALLTRIFTREQAEATRFHQTSQELRDLQVRRILVGRWLFMWLGMFSAIGPALLFGYGGWLVIHHLIALGTVVAFTTLLGRLYNPLSQLAQLHVSILSSIALYRRIFGLLDIEPEIHDGSNQLNPAFISGKIELHGVSHRYSTQTETGLLVLKNIDFTVDPGQMVALVGPSGAGKTTILNLISRFYDPLCGEVMIDGIDIREFTLTSLRAHMGLVPQDPFFFHDTIHENLLIAKPNATRAEMITACMAAQIHETIDNLPEGYDTVVGERGYRLSGGERQRLAIARVLLREPKIVLLDEATSALDTLVERKIQTALLELLRGRTSIVIAHRLSTVLSANYIIVIDEGTIVAQGTHAALLENSLLYRSLYEAQFANT
- a CDS encoding ArsR/SmtB family transcription factor — encoded protein: MKRYFIIETLEQLKAISDPLRIRLLTMLISQAATGKQLGDQLQIAASKIHYHLHELEDNGFIKVEYTEEKNGIIQKFYRAIAIDYEVSEELLPSIQFDPSLIQEVMANQLRIALSRVYETSEQFFSIDPSGNHVNDQPLIHGIWEINAKKEDLLAWHKKYMSVMHELSLLDSQNEIQNGDRRDENTGTEKCFFMTSVGFLSDVPQIPVDNASAEQADTQHVHHTKDDTTIILEATPSDSRDES
- a CDS encoding MFS transporter — encoded protein: MIQETSHDAVEVLHKRFYLFKDKNFLSLMFGTWFSTIGDGAYFIILGWYVLNITGSEVALGTTLTAASIPRIIFMLVGGALADRIDRKRILMMSLFIRAVLLILFAFLIVGVHRKPELWLIDWIAVSFGIIDAFFYPASSSIVPSAVPTQVFEKANSLIQTVQQLSTVLGPLLAAGLLLFLDYQMMFVGISMIYLLSTTLLSFLKLRRYVDHVSSLENQIIESPSSMWSEIREGTLFVWSSRILATLMLISLMINLLFMGPINIGIPILIKSFGWSGGTYGLYESGFGLGAVLGGLLVVMMKGFRGKFIWLAGLGAFMGSAMAGIGFVYAPWGGILLMILMGIAIAIVNIPLINYIQTIVPANKLGRTMSVLTLMSMGLVPVSYTVSSFIIEAKWINVRELLLGSGILITLLFCSLYLIRDFRNMEEHPVWKNKYLQNDVESS
- a CDS encoding substrate-binding domain-containing protein, with amino-acid sequence MSSIPLFKYPNAEVFVNVASSQNPPLTTVKQDMEVMGERAAEELLHMIKDKTYAPQVIIVDTTLIKRGTCTSPN